The following coding sequences are from one Heptranchias perlo isolate sHepPer1 unplaced genomic scaffold, sHepPer1.hap1 HAP1_SCAFFOLD_49, whole genome shotgun sequence window:
- the LOC137313879 gene encoding probable G-protein coupled receptor 139 — protein MTIVILSRGNCGLSKCISVYMVAMATADQLVMIINIIVYHIFSYHFPLSFLSRTPVCRFILCRTVVALDLSVWFTVSFTFDRFVAVCCQKFKTKYCTERSAAAVTTTVSVLTFLKDIPVLFLFAPERIMNKVQWGCRVRKALLSSPRVIAYGWFHDICHHWLPFTLIALFNSLTIRRILVASRARRGLRGHSSENQCDPEIQKRRKSIILLFTISSTFILLWLTDGVSFLTNRLTNINQYRGDRTNPAFIATETGAMLKFLSSCPNTCIYAATQRKFREELKKLLQSPWTLILRLVKNERNASIRIHF, from the coding sequence atgacaattgtgattctctcacgAGGAaactgcggcctttccaaatgtatctctgtctacatggtggccatggcaacagcggaTCAACTGGTCATGATCATCAATATAATAGTGTATCATATTTTCagttatcacttcccactttcatTCCTCTCCCGCACTCCCGTCTGCAGGTTCATTCTATGCAGGACTGTTGTCGCCCTCGATTTGTCTGTTTGGTTCACCGTCTCCTTCACATTCGACCGTTTTGTCGCCGTCTGCTGCCAGAAGTTTAAAACCAAGTATTGCACCGAGAGATCTGCGGCCGCGGTGACAACAACGGTCTCTGTTCTTACCTTTTTAAAGGACATCCCCGTTTTGTTTCTATTTGCACCTGAACGAATTATGAACAAAGTGCAGTGGGGCTGCCGGGTAAGAAAGGCTCTTCTCTCCTCACCTCGAGTTATAGCTTACGGCTGGTTTCACGACATCTGTCACCATTGGCTTCCTTTCACTTTAATTGCCTTGTTTAATTCTTTGACTATCAGACGGattttagtggccagtcgagcccgcaggggactccggggtcacagcagtgagaatcagtgtgatCCAGAGATACAGaaacgaaggaaatccatcattttactcttcactataTCCAGCACTTTTATACTATTGTGGCTGACAGATGGCGTGAGTTTTCTAACTAACAGACTGACAAACATCAATCAATACCGAGGCGACCGCACAAACCCAGCATTTATCGCCACCGAAACCGGAGCTATGCTGAAGTTTTTGAGTTCCTgcccaaacacgtgtatttatgcagcgacACAAAGGAAATTCcgggaagagctgaagaagctGCTGCAATCTCCCTGGACACTGATTTTAAGATTGgttaaaaatgaaagaaatgcCAGCATCAGAATTCATTTTTAG